A portion of the Oncorhynchus gorbuscha isolate QuinsamMale2020 ecotype Even-year linkage group LG07, OgorEven_v1.0, whole genome shotgun sequence genome contains these proteins:
- the mlst8 gene encoding target of rapamycin complex subunit lst8, with the protein MNVNQGQGTVGSDPVILATAGYDHTVRFWQAHSGICTRTVQHQDSQVNSLEVTPDRSMIAAAGYQHIRMYDLNSNNPNPVINYDGVSKNITSVGFHEDGRWMYTGGEDCMARIWDLRSRNLQCQRIFQVNAPINCVCLHPNQAELIVGDQSGVIHIWDLKTDHNEQLIPEPEVSINSVHIDPDASYMAAVNSSGNCYVWNLAGGMGDEVTQLIPKTKIPAHKRYSLRCKFSPDSTLLATCSADQTCKIWRTSNFSLMTELSIKSNNPGETSRGWMWDCAFSGDSQYIVTASSDNLARLWCVETGEIKREYSGHQKAVVCLAFNDSVLG; encoded by the exons ATGAACGTGAACCAGGGTCAGGGGACAGTGGGGAGTGACCCGGTGATTCTGGCCACCGCTGGATATGACCACACAGTGCGGTTCTGGCAGGCCCATAGCGGCATATGCACCAGGACAGTCCAGCACCAGGACTCT CAAGTGAACTCCCTCGAAGTTACTCCCGACAGAAGTATGATTGCTGCTGCAG GTTATCAACACATTCGTATGTATGATCTAAATTCCAACAACCCAAACCCGGTCATAAACTATGATGGTGTCAGTAAGAACATTACGTCAGTGGGTTTCCATGAGGACGGCCGCTGGATgtacacaggaggagaggactgcATGGCTCGCATCTGGGACCTGAG GTCAAGGAACCTGCAATGTCAGAGGATCTTTCAGGTCAATGCTCCCATCAATTGTGTATGCCTTCATCCCAACCAG GCTGAATTGATCGTGGGGGACCAGAGCGGTGTGATCCATATCTGGGATCTGAAGACCGATCACAACGAGCAGCTTATTCCTGAACCAGAAGTGTCCATCAACTCAGTCCACATTGACCCAGACGCCAGCTACATGGCAGCAGTCAATAGCTCG GGAAACTGTTACGTGTGGAACCTGGCAGGAGGGATGGGTGACGAGGTGACACAGCTCATCCCCAAAACCAAGATCCCCGCTCATAAGCGCTACTCCCTCCGCTGCAAATTTAGTCCTGATTCCAC TCTGCTGGCGACCTGCTCGGCGGACCAGACGTGTAAGATCTGGAGAACATCTAACTTCTCTCTGATGACGGAGCTGAGCATCAAGAGTAATAACCCTGGAGAGACGTCCCGAGGTTGGATGTGGGACTGTGCCTTCTCTGGAGACTCACAGTACATTGTAACAG cctcctctgacaacCTGGCACGGCTGTGGTGTGTGGAGACTGGTGAGATCAAGAGGGAGTACAGCGGCCATCAGAAAGCTGTGGTGTGTCTGGCCTTTAACGACAGCGTGCTGGGCTGA